One window of Perca flavescens isolate YP-PL-M2 chromosome 15, PFLA_1.0, whole genome shotgun sequence genomic DNA carries:
- the gpatch8 gene encoding G patch domain-containing protein 8 isoform X1, with translation MADRFSRFNEERDFKGGNHFDQYEEGQLELEQASLDKPIESDNIGHRLLQKHGWKLGQGLGKTMQGRIDPVPIILKYDVMGMGRMEMELDYAEDATEKRRVLEVEKEDTEELRQKYKDQVEKEKAIAKALEDLRANFYCELCDKQYTKHQEFDNHINSYDHAHKQRLKELKQREFARNVSSRSRKGGKKQEKMLRRLHELAEQRKQQDRTPGSGPMFKTTTVSVDGEKSDDGDVTPENTALADCVMEGSPADKTGEASPKPGPLVSFSLGKNSSSSPTPSGASKVSVSFSFAKKAPVKLETAAAVFADHGEEAMEEEETQEGEKAGGQEETSGSSTDSSKGGEGGGEGGENASLATTEEVQQPDDGASLASTLNKLKMMMKKEEGYAGQEPQYYHYIPPAHCRVKPHFQFLLFMKATDQCLGKEEDEEDGQEEKVEDSSEQTEPDVVECKTEKGQDNVTLSPDPEPTPPSPKMKTEDVSSFAADTAAMVPTSPPQNAESTTTQDTLDSNLGPKIPTGPFFPVLSKDESTTLQWPSELLEFTKAQPSLSYSCNPLYFDFKLSRNKGVRGGKAAKSPKPCQESDGKGQEMAASTAEVDITAKPGTSTDKDKPISKGDVGQPEGDEQKLATGSAKKKKKKKKHKKSAKHSKRKGKDKGAEEDAEGETEVTQEKPKKKKKHKRKKSKNKAPDQDEAAGDEKEKAKPKSEDKAVASSVQLTTGAAGATGNTGVEPGKRKRATKEVPCKSGAEEGGAGKGTDKVNSSEEHSGTKRQKTDSSAPQSASCSTSAQKSPGPGRPPSSESEEEGGSNTQRSRHHRSSPREQRRHHSAESRRSCSRSSKRGERRGSSRRRHRGQTSRSHSYSSSSERSSAGSSAYSHRSRSYSDSYSDYSKEGHRRRRSKRSSDSEYERRGSRGRRQSRRPQYTSSSSEDSRSRSRSYSRRKRHRRHHRSSSRSSSSWSRSTSARSWRRSYSRSHSSASRSSSSTKVSPRRRGPRARADSDAQRRDFNRSCIYRSQSPRSSSSRGLNRNTHSSSSQSLRLGGSRDAGEQKNTLTARQLLEKVQSKKSSDDSATGTKSGNKIKDPPQGYFGPKLPPTLGNKTMLPLFGKLQAGKKPMIPLTRPNEGEKSGAGKCSEAEVILVEPIREFPPPPPPPAPPVQKVEEAPQITVVPEETQHPTTESQVHQEPRPLFEQESSMMMPQYQGESGQDPSQNPMMESLMPDMQQPPMHAYPAYPPPNLEEDCMEGEEDGLAPLESQPITFTPEEMEKYSKLQQAAQQHIQQQLLAKQVKTFPSAAAAAAAAAAAANMAPAPPPPTLQQIHIQQPTVSMASMASGTSITTVQHAILQHHAATAAAMGIHPAHAHHPHHAHAQLAQVHHIPQHHFTPISLSHLGHSLGHSLGHSLGHAGLIPAHHTAFLSGQPIHIIPASALHHTPLALHHVPHALYPTLFTPRPSQAAAAAALQLHPLLHPIFSGQDLQHPPNHGS, from the exons GATAACATCGGGCACCGGCTGCTTCAGAAACATGGCTGGAAGTTGGGGCAAGGTCTTGGCAAAACCATGCAGG GACGCATCGACCCTGTGCCAATCATCCTCAAATATGATGTCATGGGGATGGGACGGATGGAGATGGAG CTGGACTATGCAGAGGACGccacagagaagagaagagtgCTCGAAGTGGAGAAGGAGGACACAGAAGAACTGCGGCAAAAATACAAG GACCAGGTGGAAAAGGAGAAAGCCATTGCAAAGGCTCTGGAAGACCTGAGAGCCAATTTCTATTGTGAGCTATGTGACAAACAGTACACCAAACACCAGGAATTTGACAACCACATTAACTCTTACGACCACGCTCACAAGCAG AGGCTTAAGGAGCTGAAGCAGAGAGAGTTTGCTCGTAATGTGTCATCCCGTTCCCGGAAAGGTGGAAAGAAGCAAGAAAAGATGCTGCGCCGATTGCATGAGCTAGCTGAGCAGAGGAAACAACAGGACCG TACTCCAGGAAGTGGGCCCATGTTCAAAACTACCACAGTGTCTGTGGATGGAGAGAAGTCGGATGATGGCGACGTGACACCTGAAAACACTGCCTTGGCAGACTGTGTCATGGAAGGATCTCCGGCAGATAAAACTGGGGAAGCCTCCCCGAAGCCAGGTCCACTTGTCAGCTTCTCTCTGGGGAAGAACAGCTCCTCATCCCCAACCCCTAGTGGCGCATCTAAAGTCAGCGTGTCCTTCTCTTTTGCCAAGAAAGCCCCAGTAAAGCtggagacagcagcagcagtgtttgCTGATCATGGAGAGGAGGCTATGGAGGAAGAAGAGACCCAGGAGGGAGAGAAGGCTGGAGGGCAAGAGGAGACCTCTGGCAGCAGCACAGACAGCTCTAAGGGAGGTGAAGGAGGAGGTGAAGGAGGAGAAAACGCTAGTTTGGCAACGACGGAAGAGGTGCAGCAGCCTGACGACGGAGCCTCTCTAGCCTCTACTCTCAACAAactgaagatgatgatgaaaaaAGAGGAAGGATATGCTGGACAAGAGCCTCAGTACTACCACTATATACCTCCAGCTCACTGCAGGGTAAAGCCTCACTTCCAGTTTTTGCTGTTTATGAAGGCCACTGATCAGtgtctgggcaaagaagaagatgaggaaGATGGGCAGGAGGAGAAAGTTGAAGATAGTTCTGAACAGACAGAGCCTGACGTTGTAGAGTGCAAGACTGAAAAAGGACAAGATAATGTCACTTTATCCCCTGACCCAGAGCCAACTCCTCCATCGCCTAAAATGAAGACGGAGGATGTGTCTTCATTCGCAGCAGATACAGCTGCCATGGTTCCCACCTCCCCTCCACAAAATGCAGAAAGCACAACAACACAGGACACTCTGGATTCCAACTTGGGTCCTAAAATCCCCACAGGTCCCTTCTTTCCAGTTCTGAGCAAAGATGAGAGCACTACCCTGCAGTGGCCCTCTGAGCTCCTCGAATTTACAAAAGCTCAGCCTTCCTTGTCTTATAGCTGTAATCCCCTCTACTTTGACTTCAAGCTGTCCCGCAACAAAGGCGTGCGTGGTGGGAAAGCAGCAAAGTCCCCTAAGCCTTGTCAAGAGTCTGATGGCAAGGGGCAAGAGATGGCGGCATCAACAGCTGAAGTAGATATAACTGCTAAACCCGGGACCAGCACTGACAAAGACAAGCCAATAAGTAAGGGAGATGTTGGCCAACCAGAAGGTGATGAGCAAAAGCTTGCAACTGGCAGtgccaagaaaaaaaagaaaaagaagaagcataAGAAGTCTGCAAAGCACTCAAAACGCAAGGGAAAAGACAAGGGAGCAGAAGAAGATGCAGAGGGCGAGACTGAGGTAACGCAAGAGAAacccaaaaagaagaaaaaacacaaacggaagaagagcaaaaacaaggCTCCAGATCAAGATGAGGCAGCAGGTGATGAAAAGGAAAAAGCAAAACCAAAGTCAGAAGATAAAGCCGTTGCCTCCTCTGTTCAGCTGACAACTGGAGCGGCAGGAGCTACGGGAAATACAGGAGTTGAACCGGGAAAGAGGAAACGTGCTACTAAGGAAGTACCTTGCAAGTCTGGAGCAGAGGAAGGAGGAGCCGGAAAAGGCACCGACAAGGTCAACTCCTCAGAGGAGCACAGTGGCACCAAGCGACAAAAGACTGACTCCAGTGCACCTCAAAGTGCCTCCTGCTCCACCTCAGCCCAAAAGAGTCCTGGTCCTGGTAGACCGCCCAGCAGCGAGAGTGAAGAAGAAGGGGGCTCTAATACTCAGCGCTCACGTCATCACCGGTCAAGTCCTCGGGAACAACGCCGCCACCATAGTGCAGAATCGAGGCGGTCCTGCAGCCGTTCTTCAAAACGGGGGGAAAGACGGGGCAGCAGTCGTCGGCGCCATCGTGGCCAAACCTCTCGTAGTCACTCATACTCCAGCAGTTCTGAGCGCTCCTCAGCAGGCAGCAGCGCCTATAGTCACCGTAGCCGCAGCTACTCGGACAGCTACAGCGACTACAGCAAAGAGGGCCACAGACGGAGGCGCTCCAAACGTTCGTCGGACTCAGAGTATGAGCGTAGGGGAAGCCGAGGACGAAGACAATCCAGGAGACCTCAGTacacctcttcctcctcagaaGACTCCCGCTCGCGTTCACGCAGCTACAGTCGCAGGAAGAGGCACCGGCGGCACCATCGGAGCAGCTCGAGAAGCTCTAGTAGCTGGAGCCGCAGCACCAGTGCCAGATCGTGGAGGCGCAGCTACAGCCGTAGCCACAGCTCTGCCAGCCGCTCCTCCAGTTCCACTAAAGTCTCTCCCCGGCGACGAGGCCCCAGGGCTCGAGCTGACAGTGACGCACAGCGCAGAGACTTCAACCGCTCTTGCATCTACCGCTCCCAGTCTCCACGTTCATCTTCATCACGAGGCCTTAACCGCAACACCCATTCATCCAGCTCCCAGTCTCTGAGGCTAGGGGGGTCCCGAGATGCAGGGGAACAGAAAAACACCCTTACAGCACGCCAGCTGCTGGAGAAGGTTCAGTCTAAAAAAAGCTCTGATGATTCTGCCACAGGAACAAAATCTGGGAATAAGATTAAGGACCCACCACAGGGATACTTTGGTCCCAAACTACCCCCGACCCTTGGAAACAAAACCATGCTGCCGCTTTTTGGTAAGCTGCAAGCAGGGAAGAAACCGATGATTCCCCTAACCAGACCCAATGAGGGTGAGAAATCAGGGGCAGGCAAGTGCTCTGAGGCAGAGGTTATCCTGGTAGAGCCTATACGGGAGTTcccccctccaccaccacctccagCTCCACCTGTCCAGAAGGTTGAGGAGGCCCCACAGATCacggtggtgccagaggagacGCAGCATCCCACTACAGAATCCCAGGTGCACCAAGAACCCCGGCCGTTGTTTGAACAGGAGTCTTCCATGATGATGCCCCAGTACCAAGGTGAATCCGGACAGGACCCTTCTCAGAATCCCATGATGGAGTCCCTCATGCCAGACATGCAGCAGCCTCCAATGCATGCCTACCCTGCTTACCCACCACCCAACCTGGAGGAAGACTGcatggagggagaggaggatggaCTGGCTCCTTTAGAGAGTCAGCCCATTACGTTCACACCAGAGGAGATGGAGAAGTACAGCAAGCTGCAACAGGCTGCACAGCAGCACATCCAGCAGCAGCTTTTGGCCAAGCAGGTCAAGACATTTCCATCAGCTGCGGCAGCTGCagccgctgctgctgcagctgccaACATGGCCCCGgctccccctcccccaacccTGCAACAGATCCACATCCAGCAGCCCACTGTGTCGATGGCTTCCATGGCCTCCGGCACATCAATCACCACAGTGCAACACGCCATCCTGCAGCACCATGCTGCCACGGCTGCAGCCATGGGCATTCACCCAGCACATGCCCACCACCCACACCATGCACATGCCCAGTTGGCCCAGGTACACCACATTCCCCAGCACCACTTTACCCCCATCTCCCTGTCTCATTTGGGCCACTCCCTTGGCCATTCTCTGGGCCACTCACTAGGACATGCTGGGCTGATTCCTGCCCACCATACAGCCTTCCTCTCCGGTCAGCCCATACATATTATCCCAGCTTCTGCACTTCACCACACCCCCTTAGCTCTCCACCATGTACCACACGCCCTCTACCCCACACTTTTCACACCCCGGCCCTCACAAGCTGCTGCAGCGGCAGCTCTCCAACTCCACCCACTGCTACACCCAATCTTCTCAGGGCAGGACCTCCAGCACCCACCTAACCATGGCTCTTGA
- the gpatch8 gene encoding G patch domain-containing protein 8 isoform X2, whose amino-acid sequence MYRAPYTRELQEFMRSHRQQALSLARRPQGHGRDNIGHRLLQKHGWKLGQGLGKTMQGRIDPVPIILKYDVMGMGRMEMELDYAEDATEKRRVLEVEKEDTEELRQKYKDQVEKEKAIAKALEDLRANFYCELCDKQYTKHQEFDNHINSYDHAHKQRLKELKQREFARNVSSRSRKGGKKQEKMLRRLHELAEQRKQQDRTPGSGPMFKTTTVSVDGEKSDDGDVTPENTALADCVMEGSPADKTGEASPKPGPLVSFSLGKNSSSSPTPSGASKVSVSFSFAKKAPVKLETAAAVFADHGEEAMEEEETQEGEKAGGQEETSGSSTDSSKGGEGGGEGGENASLATTEEVQQPDDGASLASTLNKLKMMMKKEEGYAGQEPQYYHYIPPAHCRVKPHFQFLLFMKATDQCLGKEEDEEDGQEEKVEDSSEQTEPDVVECKTEKGQDNVTLSPDPEPTPPSPKMKTEDVSSFAADTAAMVPTSPPQNAESTTTQDTLDSNLGPKIPTGPFFPVLSKDESTTLQWPSELLEFTKAQPSLSYSCNPLYFDFKLSRNKGVRGGKAAKSPKPCQESDGKGQEMAASTAEVDITAKPGTSTDKDKPISKGDVGQPEGDEQKLATGSAKKKKKKKKHKKSAKHSKRKGKDKGAEEDAEGETEVTQEKPKKKKKHKRKKSKNKAPDQDEAAGDEKEKAKPKSEDKAVASSVQLTTGAAGATGNTGVEPGKRKRATKEVPCKSGAEEGGAGKGTDKVNSSEEHSGTKRQKTDSSAPQSASCSTSAQKSPGPGRPPSSESEEEGGSNTQRSRHHRSSPREQRRHHSAESRRSCSRSSKRGERRGSSRRRHRGQTSRSHSYSSSSERSSAGSSAYSHRSRSYSDSYSDYSKEGHRRRRSKRSSDSEYERRGSRGRRQSRRPQYTSSSSEDSRSRSRSYSRRKRHRRHHRSSSRSSSSWSRSTSARSWRRSYSRSHSSASRSSSSTKVSPRRRGPRARADSDAQRRDFNRSCIYRSQSPRSSSSRGLNRNTHSSSSQSLRLGGSRDAGEQKNTLTARQLLEKVQSKKSSDDSATGTKSGNKIKDPPQGYFGPKLPPTLGNKTMLPLFGKLQAGKKPMIPLTRPNEGEKSGAGKCSEAEVILVEPIREFPPPPPPPAPPVQKVEEAPQITVVPEETQHPTTESQVHQEPRPLFEQESSMMMPQYQGESGQDPSQNPMMESLMPDMQQPPMHAYPAYPPPNLEEDCMEGEEDGLAPLESQPITFTPEEMEKYSKLQQAAQQHIQQQLLAKQVKTFPSAAAAAAAAAAAANMAPAPPPPTLQQIHIQQPTVSMASMASGTSITTVQHAILQHHAATAAAMGIHPAHAHHPHHAHAQLAQVHHIPQHHFTPISLSHLGHSLGHSLGHSLGHAGLIPAHHTAFLSGQPIHIIPASALHHTPLALHHVPHALYPTLFTPRPSQAAAAAALQLHPLLHPIFSGQDLQHPPNHGS is encoded by the exons GATAACATCGGGCACCGGCTGCTTCAGAAACATGGCTGGAAGTTGGGGCAAGGTCTTGGCAAAACCATGCAGG GACGCATCGACCCTGTGCCAATCATCCTCAAATATGATGTCATGGGGATGGGACGGATGGAGATGGAG CTGGACTATGCAGAGGACGccacagagaagagaagagtgCTCGAAGTGGAGAAGGAGGACACAGAAGAACTGCGGCAAAAATACAAG GACCAGGTGGAAAAGGAGAAAGCCATTGCAAAGGCTCTGGAAGACCTGAGAGCCAATTTCTATTGTGAGCTATGTGACAAACAGTACACCAAACACCAGGAATTTGACAACCACATTAACTCTTACGACCACGCTCACAAGCAG AGGCTTAAGGAGCTGAAGCAGAGAGAGTTTGCTCGTAATGTGTCATCCCGTTCCCGGAAAGGTGGAAAGAAGCAAGAAAAGATGCTGCGCCGATTGCATGAGCTAGCTGAGCAGAGGAAACAACAGGACCG TACTCCAGGAAGTGGGCCCATGTTCAAAACTACCACAGTGTCTGTGGATGGAGAGAAGTCGGATGATGGCGACGTGACACCTGAAAACACTGCCTTGGCAGACTGTGTCATGGAAGGATCTCCGGCAGATAAAACTGGGGAAGCCTCCCCGAAGCCAGGTCCACTTGTCAGCTTCTCTCTGGGGAAGAACAGCTCCTCATCCCCAACCCCTAGTGGCGCATCTAAAGTCAGCGTGTCCTTCTCTTTTGCCAAGAAAGCCCCAGTAAAGCtggagacagcagcagcagtgtttgCTGATCATGGAGAGGAGGCTATGGAGGAAGAAGAGACCCAGGAGGGAGAGAAGGCTGGAGGGCAAGAGGAGACCTCTGGCAGCAGCACAGACAGCTCTAAGGGAGGTGAAGGAGGAGGTGAAGGAGGAGAAAACGCTAGTTTGGCAACGACGGAAGAGGTGCAGCAGCCTGACGACGGAGCCTCTCTAGCCTCTACTCTCAACAAactgaagatgatgatgaaaaaAGAGGAAGGATATGCTGGACAAGAGCCTCAGTACTACCACTATATACCTCCAGCTCACTGCAGGGTAAAGCCTCACTTCCAGTTTTTGCTGTTTATGAAGGCCACTGATCAGtgtctgggcaaagaagaagatgaggaaGATGGGCAGGAGGAGAAAGTTGAAGATAGTTCTGAACAGACAGAGCCTGACGTTGTAGAGTGCAAGACTGAAAAAGGACAAGATAATGTCACTTTATCCCCTGACCCAGAGCCAACTCCTCCATCGCCTAAAATGAAGACGGAGGATGTGTCTTCATTCGCAGCAGATACAGCTGCCATGGTTCCCACCTCCCCTCCACAAAATGCAGAAAGCACAACAACACAGGACACTCTGGATTCCAACTTGGGTCCTAAAATCCCCACAGGTCCCTTCTTTCCAGTTCTGAGCAAAGATGAGAGCACTACCCTGCAGTGGCCCTCTGAGCTCCTCGAATTTACAAAAGCTCAGCCTTCCTTGTCTTATAGCTGTAATCCCCTCTACTTTGACTTCAAGCTGTCCCGCAACAAAGGCGTGCGTGGTGGGAAAGCAGCAAAGTCCCCTAAGCCTTGTCAAGAGTCTGATGGCAAGGGGCAAGAGATGGCGGCATCAACAGCTGAAGTAGATATAACTGCTAAACCCGGGACCAGCACTGACAAAGACAAGCCAATAAGTAAGGGAGATGTTGGCCAACCAGAAGGTGATGAGCAAAAGCTTGCAACTGGCAGtgccaagaaaaaaaagaaaaagaagaagcataAGAAGTCTGCAAAGCACTCAAAACGCAAGGGAAAAGACAAGGGAGCAGAAGAAGATGCAGAGGGCGAGACTGAGGTAACGCAAGAGAAacccaaaaagaagaaaaaacacaaacggaagaagagcaaaaacaaggCTCCAGATCAAGATGAGGCAGCAGGTGATGAAAAGGAAAAAGCAAAACCAAAGTCAGAAGATAAAGCCGTTGCCTCCTCTGTTCAGCTGACAACTGGAGCGGCAGGAGCTACGGGAAATACAGGAGTTGAACCGGGAAAGAGGAAACGTGCTACTAAGGAAGTACCTTGCAAGTCTGGAGCAGAGGAAGGAGGAGCCGGAAAAGGCACCGACAAGGTCAACTCCTCAGAGGAGCACAGTGGCACCAAGCGACAAAAGACTGACTCCAGTGCACCTCAAAGTGCCTCCTGCTCCACCTCAGCCCAAAAGAGTCCTGGTCCTGGTAGACCGCCCAGCAGCGAGAGTGAAGAAGAAGGGGGCTCTAATACTCAGCGCTCACGTCATCACCGGTCAAGTCCTCGGGAACAACGCCGCCACCATAGTGCAGAATCGAGGCGGTCCTGCAGCCGTTCTTCAAAACGGGGGGAAAGACGGGGCAGCAGTCGTCGGCGCCATCGTGGCCAAACCTCTCGTAGTCACTCATACTCCAGCAGTTCTGAGCGCTCCTCAGCAGGCAGCAGCGCCTATAGTCACCGTAGCCGCAGCTACTCGGACAGCTACAGCGACTACAGCAAAGAGGGCCACAGACGGAGGCGCTCCAAACGTTCGTCGGACTCAGAGTATGAGCGTAGGGGAAGCCGAGGACGAAGACAATCCAGGAGACCTCAGTacacctcttcctcctcagaaGACTCCCGCTCGCGTTCACGCAGCTACAGTCGCAGGAAGAGGCACCGGCGGCACCATCGGAGCAGCTCGAGAAGCTCTAGTAGCTGGAGCCGCAGCACCAGTGCCAGATCGTGGAGGCGCAGCTACAGCCGTAGCCACAGCTCTGCCAGCCGCTCCTCCAGTTCCACTAAAGTCTCTCCCCGGCGACGAGGCCCCAGGGCTCGAGCTGACAGTGACGCACAGCGCAGAGACTTCAACCGCTCTTGCATCTACCGCTCCCAGTCTCCACGTTCATCTTCATCACGAGGCCTTAACCGCAACACCCATTCATCCAGCTCCCAGTCTCTGAGGCTAGGGGGGTCCCGAGATGCAGGGGAACAGAAAAACACCCTTACAGCACGCCAGCTGCTGGAGAAGGTTCAGTCTAAAAAAAGCTCTGATGATTCTGCCACAGGAACAAAATCTGGGAATAAGATTAAGGACCCACCACAGGGATACTTTGGTCCCAAACTACCCCCGACCCTTGGAAACAAAACCATGCTGCCGCTTTTTGGTAAGCTGCAAGCAGGGAAGAAACCGATGATTCCCCTAACCAGACCCAATGAGGGTGAGAAATCAGGGGCAGGCAAGTGCTCTGAGGCAGAGGTTATCCTGGTAGAGCCTATACGGGAGTTcccccctccaccaccacctccagCTCCACCTGTCCAGAAGGTTGAGGAGGCCCCACAGATCacggtggtgccagaggagacGCAGCATCCCACTACAGAATCCCAGGTGCACCAAGAACCCCGGCCGTTGTTTGAACAGGAGTCTTCCATGATGATGCCCCAGTACCAAGGTGAATCCGGACAGGACCCTTCTCAGAATCCCATGATGGAGTCCCTCATGCCAGACATGCAGCAGCCTCCAATGCATGCCTACCCTGCTTACCCACCACCCAACCTGGAGGAAGACTGcatggagggagaggaggatggaCTGGCTCCTTTAGAGAGTCAGCCCATTACGTTCACACCAGAGGAGATGGAGAAGTACAGCAAGCTGCAACAGGCTGCACAGCAGCACATCCAGCAGCAGCTTTTGGCCAAGCAGGTCAAGACATTTCCATCAGCTGCGGCAGCTGCagccgctgctgctgcagctgccaACATGGCCCCGgctccccctcccccaacccTGCAACAGATCCACATCCAGCAGCCCACTGTGTCGATGGCTTCCATGGCCTCCGGCACATCAATCACCACAGTGCAACACGCCATCCTGCAGCACCATGCTGCCACGGCTGCAGCCATGGGCATTCACCCAGCACATGCCCACCACCCACACCATGCACATGCCCAGTTGGCCCAGGTACACCACATTCCCCAGCACCACTTTACCCCCATCTCCCTGTCTCATTTGGGCCACTCCCTTGGCCATTCTCTGGGCCACTCACTAGGACATGCTGGGCTGATTCCTGCCCACCATACAGCCTTCCTCTCCGGTCAGCCCATACATATTATCCCAGCTTCTGCACTTCACCACACCCCCTTAGCTCTCCACCATGTACCACACGCCCTCTACCCCACACTTTTCACACCCCGGCCCTCACAAGCTGCTGCAGCGGCAGCTCTCCAACTCCACCCACTGCTACACCCAATCTTCTCAGGGCAGGACCTCCAGCACCCACCTAACCATGGCTCTTGA